The genomic region TGGGCTCGGGTGCAGCTGGCCGTGACTCCAGCAGAGAGAGCCCAAAAGTGGGCATCCGCAGCTTGGGTCCCTTGACCCTGGCCTCGGGACTGACCTTTACTCTTTTGCCAACTTTCCCCTCGCTGTCGGGCcctatcccttccttcccccGAGCACCAAAGCGGGGGAAGGTGAGCCAGGGCACCTTTAAAGCGACCTCAGGCCCTTCtcccctgacttcagcctcagcTCCGGGCAGGGCGAGGTCCACCTCCATGGATGGCACAGATACATCTAGGGTAGGTGCCGTAATGGCCCCACCTTCTCTGGCCTCCAGGCAAGGCAACTGGGTGAGGCTAGGCAACTCCACCTGGGGCACCTGGATCCCCCCTGGGGCCACCTCAGGCGCAGGTGCTGCTGGGGCCGTAAGGCCAAATGTGGGCAGATGGAGGCCAAATCCAGTGCCTGAAGGCTCTGGAACTTCAGCCACCACCTCAGCACCTGCCCTCTGAGGCCCAACCAGCTCTAGTTGGGGGGTCACAAAATGGGCACCAAAGGGTGCTTCCACTCCAGCCAGGGTTCCCTCCACCTTGGCCTTCCTGCTCCCGAGGAAGGGAATGGCGGCCAGGTGAGACACCTGGACCCCCGGCTCAGCAGTTGGAACGGGACCAGCCACTTCCCTGACCCGCAGCCGGGGGAGGCGCAAGCGTCGACGGGTAGGGGCGGGCAGCGTGGGCCCCGGAGCCACCTCGGCCTTTGCCCGTCGCAGCCTTGAAAACTTGGGGAAGGAGAACTCAACATCAACAGGGGCCAGATCTGAGGGGATCCCCGGGGCCCCAGACACAGCTAGgaccttcttcttcttcactgGGGACAGGCTCTGGATGttctggggagagaggagagaggcgGGAGGCGGTGGAACAAGAGGGGGTGCCGACAGGTGGGGGAGAGGCTGGGAACAGCGCCGCTGGTAGGGGCAGAGGAGGGCCTGTCCTCACGTCCCAACCCCACTGGCCTTTCCACCATAACTTCCTTCCTCTGGGCTTTACAGGACCATCTTTCCCTGAGAGTCTCCAGCCGCCGATACCTAAGGGCGCTGGTTCCCAAAGTGTGGGCCAGGATCCAAAGAGTTTCCATAATAATCCCAAGCTGGGCCGGCTCTAAGGCTCTTGGGGGGCCGGGGGGAGTCTCTGACTGACATAAAGATGCCAAGCTATAGACAGTCTAAGGGGGGCCTGAGACCACCGAAGGTGGAGAATCCCTGGGGTGGGAGACGGGCCTTCTCAACTGGAGCTGGACTTGGCAGCTGACGCCCGAATGGACAGCCAGTGGAGGTGTGGGGAGGGAGACCAGGACCTGCCATCGGGCACTGGGTGGTGTGGGAGAAGGGTGCAGGGGGGGCCTCGGGCCGGGGAAGGTTAGTAGCCGTATTAGTCCCCAGACAGCCAGACAGCTGGACGGCCTCAAGGGG from Gracilinanus agilis isolate LMUSP501 unplaced genomic scaffold, AgileGrace unplaced_scaffold58184, whole genome shotgun sequence harbors:
- the LOC123256370 gene encoding periaxin-like, with protein sequence MAGMESSSRLSGPESKVKAQEPGDQLLSARVFFDNFKYEDALRLLQCAEPYKVSFCLKRTVPTGDLALRPGTVAGYEIKGPRAKVAKLNIQSLSPVKKKKVLAVSGAPGIPSDLAPVDVEFSFPKFSRLRRAKAEVAPGPTLPAPTRRRLRLPRLRVREVAGPVPTAEPGVQVSHLAAIPFLGSRKAKVEGTLAGVEAPFGAHFVTPQLELVGPQRAGAEVVAEVPEPSGTGFGLHLPTFGLTAPAAPAPEVAPGGIQVPQVELPSLTQLPCLEAREGGAITAPTLDVSVPSMEVDLALPGAEAEVRGEGPEVALKVPWLTFPRFGARGKEGIGPDSEGKVGKRVKVSPEARVKGPKLRMPTFGLSLLESRPAAPEPTVEGKLKLPTLKMPSFGIGVSGAEVKLPKGPEMKLPKVPEVKLPKGADVQLPKVPEMKLPKGPEVSIPEVHLPDVQLPKVPEMKLPKGPDMSIPEVHLPEVQLPKVPEMKLPKGPDMSIPEVHLPEV